The stretch of DNA AACCCGAACGTCGATCACCCGCGCTGGAGCCAGGCGACCGAGCGGCGCATCGGCGAGGACGGTTTCTTCACGCCGAAGCGCAAGACGCTGATGTTCAACGGTTACGGCGATCTGGTCGCGTCGATGTACCAGGGCATGGATCTACGCAAGAATTTTTGAGCGCGAGCAACGAAGGAGCGACGCATGGAACCGACAACGCCGACCACGACGCGTCCGGGCACACGGCCCGCGGCGGCGACGCCTCGCGGCGCCGCGCCGTCCGCGGCCGGCGGCCGCTGGCTGCCGTGGGCGAAGGCGGCGGTGTTCGTCGCCGCATGGTATCCGCTTGCGCGGATCGTGCTGTTCGGCGCGACTGGGCAACTCGGCGCGAATCCGATCGAGTTCATCACGCGCTCGACCGGCCTGTGGACGCTCGTGTTCCTGTGCATCACGCTCGCGGTCACGCCGCTGCGCCGGCTGACCGGCTGGAACGCGCTGATCCGCTTTCGCCGGATGCTCGGCCTCTATGCGTTCTTCTACGCGGCGCTGCACTTCACGACCTACGTGTGGTTCGACAAGTGGTTCGACGTCGCCGGGATGCTGAAGGACATCGGCAAGCGGCCGTTCATCACGGTCGGTTTCGCGGCGTTCGTGCTGCTGATTCCGCTCGCGGTCACGTCGACGCGCGCGATGGCGCGCCGGCTCGGTCGCCGCTGGCAGATGCTGCATCGCGCGATCTACGCGATCGGCGTGCTCGCGATCCTGCATTTCTGGTGGATGAAGGCCGGCAAGCATGACCTCGTGCTGCCGAAGCTGTACGGCGCGATCATGGTCGTGCTGCTCGGCTGGCGGCTCGTGGCGTGGCTCGTCGCGCGCTCTCGCGCGAACGCGTCGCCACGGCGTGCGTGACGCCGCCGCGACGCGCGCGATAAAAAAAGCGGCGCTCCCGCAAGAAGCGCCGCTTTTTCGTTCCGACGCCGCGAGTCGCCGGCGTTGCGCGGATCAGTCCGGCAGCAGCCGTTCGCCGGCGAACAGTTGCGCGACCGTCTCGCGCTCGCGCGCGACGTGCACGCGCGCGCCGTCGACCATCACTTCCGCCGCGCGCGGACGCGTGTTGTAGTTCGAACTCATCGCAAAGCTGTACGCGCCCGCTGAGCGGATCGCGAGCAGATCGCCCGGCTCGATCGCGAGCGAGCGCGCGCGGCCGAGCCAGTCGCCGCTTTCGCACACCGGGCCGACGACGTCGTACACCTGCGGCGCGTCCGTGCGTTCGACCACCGGCTCGATCGCGTGATACGCGTTGTACATCGCCGGACGCGCGAGGTCGTTCATCGCCGCGTCGACGATCGCGAAGTTCTTCTCCGCGCCGGGCTTCAGAAACTCGACGCGCGTAAGCAGCACGCCCGCGTTGCCGACCAGCGAGCGGCCCGGCTCGAAGAACACTTCGCGTTGTCCGTGGCCGCGCTCCGCGATCCGGTCGAGCACGGTGCGCACGAAGTCGCCGATGTCCGGCGGCGTTTCGTCGTGGTAGCTGATGCCGAGGCCGCCGCCGACGTCGATGTGGTGGATCTGCGTGCCGTCCGCTTCGATCTGCACGACGAGTTCGAGCAGCTTGTCGATCGCGTCGAGGTACGGCGCGATGTCGGTGATCTGCGAGCCGATGTGGCAGTCGATGCCGACCACCGCGAGGTTCGGCATCGCGGCGGCCGCGCGATAAGCGGCGCGCGCGTCGTCGAACGCGACGCCGAACTTGTTCGCCTTCAGCCCGGTCGAGATGTACGGATGCGTCTTCGGATCGACGTCCGGGTTCACGCGCAGCGACACCGGCGCCTTGCGGCCGACTTCGCCCGCGACGGCGTTCAGCCGGTCCAGTTCGGGAATCGACTCGACGTTGAAGCACTTCACGCCCGCTTCGAGCGCGACGCGCATTTCTTCCGCGCTCTTGCCGACACCCGAAAACACGACGTTCTCCGCTTTGCCGCCCGCCGCGAGCACGCGCGCCAGCTCGCCGCCCGACACGATGTCGAAGCCCGCGCCGAGGCGCGCGAACAGGTTCAGCACCGCGAGGTTGCTGTTCGCCTTGACCGCGACATGGACCGACGCGCGGCGGCCCGCGCACGCGCCGGCATACGCGCGCCATGCGGCGGTGAGCGCCGCGCGCGAATACACGTACAGCGGGGTGCCGAACTGCGTGGCGAGATCGACGGCGGACACGTTTTCGACGTGCAGTACGCCGTCGATGCGGTGAAATGCGGGTTGGGTCATGCGAAGGTCTTATTCGGTTGGCTTCGTGCCCGACGCCGGTTGCGGCTGGGCAGTGGACGAAGGCGTCGTGGTCAGTTCGTCGTCCGGCGACAGTGACAGCGGCGTGCCGGACGTGTCCGGCACCGAGCCGACCGGCTCCGACGCGGTCTCGGGCGTCGGCTTCACGTTGCCGGGTTGCGGCTGGGCCGGGAAGTTGGGTTTCGGCGGCAGCGGCGGAACGGTCGGCATGTACAGCGGGCCGCGCTGGCCGCAGCCCGCGAGCGTGCCGGCAGCGACAATCGCTAAAGCCGCTACAATCGCGCTCATCCTGAAACTGACACGCATGATTGTCCCTGAATGATTAACCGGTGGAGTTTAGCATGAGCGACAGTGACTACCTGGCCCGCGCGGAGGCCGTGCTGGCGGCGGTCGAGCGCGCCGTCGACGACGCGGACGCGGACATTGAACTGGAGCGCAGCGGCAATGTGCTGACGCTCGAATTCGAGAACGGCACGAAGATCATCGTGAATCTTCAACCGCCGATGAGCGAGATCTGGATCGCCGCGAAGGCGGGCGGTTTCCACTACCGCTACGTGGACGGCGAATGGCGCGACACGCGCGGCGGCACCGAGTTTTTCGCGTCGCTGTCGCGCTACGCGACCGAGCAGGCCGGCGAGCCGGTGACGTTCGCACCCTGAGCCCGGCCGCCGTTCCCCTCTCTTCGTGCGGCGTCAGTGTCCGCCGCGGAAGAGATTCATGATGTCCTCCTTCTCCTGCGCATTGACTTCCGCGGGCGGCGTGTCCGATGCGCCGTTCGCGTCGAGCGCCGCCTGGCTCACGCCGACCGTCGCGACGAAACCGTGGCCCGGCGTGAGGTTCGCGAAATACAGCTCGTCGCCGAGCGACACGATGCCGTCCGCCATCGCCGGCTTGTAGTCGGGCACGCCGTTCAGCGCCTTTGCCATGTAGTCGATCCACACCGGCAGCGCGAGGCCGCCGCCGGTCTCGCGGTCGCCGAGGCTGCGCGGATTGTCGTAGCCCATCCATGCGATCGCGGTGAGCGTGTGCTGATAGCCGGCGAACCACGCGTCGCGCGAATCGTTCGTCGTGCCGGTCTTGCCCGCCAGGTCGGTGCGCTTCAGCACGTTCGACTTCGCGCCGGTGCCGCGCTGCGCGACGCTCTGCAACAGGCTGTTCATCACGTACGCGTTGCGCGGGTCGATCGCATGCGGCGCGTTCTCGCCGGCGACGAGCGGATGCGCCTGCGCGACGACGATCCCGCGCTGGTCGGTGACTTCCGCGATCAGATACGGATTGATCCGGTAGCCGCCGTTGGCGAACACCGAATACGCGCCGGCCATCTGCAACGGCGTGACGAGGCCCGCGCCGAGCGCCATCGGCAGATACGCGGGATGCCGGTCCGCGTCGAAGCCGAAGCGCGTGATGTACTGCTGCGCGTACTTCGTGCCGATCTGGCTCAGGATGCGGATCGACACGAGGTTCTTCGACTTCTGCAACGCGGTGCGCATCGTCATCGGGCCGTCGAAGCCGCCGCCGTAGTTCTTCGGCTCCCACGGCTGGCCGCCCGTTTCGGCCGCGCTGAAGAAGAGCGGCGCGTCGTTGATGATCGTCGCCGGCCCGAGGCCCTTTTCGAGCGACGCCGAATAGATGAACGGCTTGAAGCTCGATCCCGGTTGACGCCAGGCCTGCGTCACGTGGTTGAACTTGTTCTTGTTGAAGTCGAAGCCGCCGACCAGCGCGCGGATCGAGCCGTCCTGCGGCACCACCGAGATGAACGCGCCTTCGATCTGCGGCAGTTGCGTGATCTGCCAGTCGCCGTCGTCGTCGCGCGCAAGCCGGATGATCGCGCCGGGCCGGATCCGCTGGTTCGGCTGCGCGCGCGGACCGAGCGCGAACTGCGCGAAACGCAGACCGCTGCCCTGCACGGTCGCGACGTTGCCGTCGATGAACGCCGCCTGCACTTCCTTCGGATTCGCGGACGTGACGACCGCCGCGACGATCTCGCCGTTGTCCGGATGTTCGAGCAGCGCGTCGTCGATCGCCTGCTCGCGGTCGTCCGCGTCCGCCGGCAGGTCGATGAACGCCTCCGGCCCGCGGTAGCCGTGGCGCCGCTCGTAGTCCATCAGCCCCTTGCGCAGCGCGCGGTACGCGACGCCCTGGTCCGCGGAGTCGATCGTCGTGACGACGTTCAGGCCGAGCGTGTACGCCTCCTCGCGGTACTGCGCGTACATCATCTGCCGGACCATTTCCGCGACGTACTCCGCGTGCACGCTGAACTCCTTGCCGGAGCCCTTCACGACGAGCGGCTGGCGCACGGCTTCGTCGTACTGCGCCTGCGTGATGTAGCCGAGTTCGAGCATCCGTTCGAGGATGTACGCCTGACGCACCTTCGCGCGCCGCGGGTTCACGATCGGGTTGTACGCGGACGGCGCTTTCGGCAGGCCGGCGAGCATCGCGCATTCGGCGAGCGTCAGGTTCTGCAGGTCCTTGCCGAAGTACACGCGCGCCGCGCTCGCGAAGCCGTATGCGCGCTGGCCCAGATAGATCTGGTTCATGTACACCTCCAGAATCTGGTCCTTGCTCAGCTTTGATTCGATCTTGTACGCAAGCAGCATCTCGTAGATCTTGCGCGTGTAGGTCTTTTCGCTCGACAGGAAGAAGTTGCGCGCGACCTGCATCGTGATCGTGCTCGCGCCCTGCGTCGCGTGGCCGTTCGTCAGCGCGACGAAGCCGGCGCGCGCGATGCCGGTCAGGTCGACGCCGCCGTGATCGTAGAAGCGCGCGTCCTCGATCGCGAGCACCGCTTTTTTCAGGTTGTCCGGCACGTCGCGGATGTGCACGACGTCGCGCCGCTCCTCGCCGAATTCGCCGATCAGCACGTGGTCGCGCGTGTAGATGCGCAGCGGCACCTTCGGCCGGTAGTCGGTGAGCGCGTCGAGCGACGGCAGGTTCGGCGTCGCGACGATCAGCGCGTAGCCGAGCACCAGCGCGACGGCGAGGAGGCCTGCGACGATCAGCCCGACGAGGCCGAGCAGCAGCTTGATCCACCACGGCGTTTTGCGCTTCGGCGGAGGGGACGGCGGCACGGACGTTGGGGAGGATGCTTGCATACGAACACCAGAAAAACAGTCCCGCGATTATAGCCGCCCGGTTTCATGGCTTTCGCAACGCTTACGGTGCGGCGGATCGGCCGCGTGTCTGCCCGCGCACCGCCGCGCATACCGGAACTGTAGCCGCGCGGACCGCGCCGGCATAGCGGACGCCGCGCGGATCGGCCGTCCGGCCGAGTGTTCGCGGCCCGCGCCGATTCGCACAATGACTCCCGATGAACGCGCCCGAACGGTTCGGCGCGCGGCGTGCGAAAGGGAGAAACGCGATGGAGCTTCGAAGCCCGCTATGGCCGGGCATGCGCCGCTTTGCGGCCGGCGCCGATGTGAGCGCGAGCGGCGTCACGCTCGTGGTGTTGAGCCGGCGCGCGCACGCGCGTGCGCCGGTGCGGATCGAATGGCTCGCGCATGCGCCGTTGCCGCGCGACGCGATGGCCGGCGCGGAGATCGTCGATCGCGTGGCGCTCGTCGCCGCGTTGCGCGACGTGTTCGGCCAGTTGCCGCGCGCGTGCGACGCGGCGCTGCTGCGTTGCGCGATGGCGCTGCCGGCCGGCGCTACGGTGGTCGCGTCGCTGCCGTTCGCGCACTTTCAGCCGGCTGCGCCGCTGGAATGCGCGGACGGCGAGATGCGGCTCCTGGCTGCGCTCGAACCGGCCGTGCTCGCCGAGGCGGAGCGGATCGCCGGCGTCGAGCGGCACGAACTGGCGGTGGACTGGTGCATCGATCCGCTGCGCGGTGCAGCCGAGGGTGCCGACGCACGCGACGCGCGCGCGTGCCGCGTGACGATCACGTCCGCGCCGCGCCAGCATCTCGAAGCGCGGATCGAATGCGCGGCGATGGCCGGCATCACGCTCTGCGCGATGGACGGCGACGCGCACGCGGCGCTGCGTGCGATGCGCTATGCGGCGTCGCTCGAACTGTCGCCGGACGACGCGTATGTCGCGTTGTGGGTCGGGCCGGACGGCGTGCACGGCTGGTATCTCGCGGACGACCTCGTGGCACGCGAGATCCGTTATCCGGCGCTCGAACACGCGGACCTCGTCGAGGCGTTGCGCGATCTGCTGAACGGTCAGCAGGCGGGCTGCGCGTTGATCGCGGGGGACCTGCGGATGCTGAGCGGCGCGCGCGTGTCGATGGCGGACATCGGCCGCGTGCTCGGTTGCCAGGTGTTGCCGTTCGAGTGCGCGACGTTCG from Paraburkholderia caballeronis encodes:
- the msrQ gene encoding protein-methionine-sulfoxide reductase heme-binding subunit MsrQ, coding for MEPTTPTTTRPGTRPAAATPRGAAPSAAGGRWLPWAKAAVFVAAWYPLARIVLFGATGQLGANPIEFITRSTGLWTLVFLCITLAVTPLRRLTGWNALIRFRRMLGLYAFFYAALHFTTYVWFDKWFDVAGMLKDIGKRPFITVGFAAFVLLIPLAVTSTRAMARRLGRRWQMLHRAIYAIGVLAILHFWWMKAGKHDLVLPKLYGAIMVVLLGWRLVAWLVARSRANASPRRA
- the lysA gene encoding diaminopimelate decarboxylase, whose translation is MTQPAFHRIDGVLHVENVSAVDLATQFGTPLYVYSRAALTAAWRAYAGACAGRRASVHVAVKANSNLAVLNLFARLGAGFDIVSGGELARVLAAGGKAENVVFSGVGKSAEEMRVALEAGVKCFNVESIPELDRLNAVAGEVGRKAPVSLRVNPDVDPKTHPYISTGLKANKFGVAFDDARAAYRAAAAMPNLAVVGIDCHIGSQITDIAPYLDAIDKLLELVVQIEADGTQIHHIDVGGGLGISYHDETPPDIGDFVRTVLDRIAERGHGQREVFFEPGRSLVGNAGVLLTRVEFLKPGAEKNFAIVDAAMNDLARPAMYNAYHAIEPVVERTDAPQVYDVVGPVCESGDWLGRARSLAIEPGDLLAIRSAGAYSFAMSSNYNTRPRAAEVMVDGARVHVARERETVAQLFAGERLLPD
- the lptM gene encoding LPS translocon maturation chaperone LptM produces the protein MRVSFRMSAIVAALAIVAAGTLAGCGQRGPLYMPTVPPLPPKPNFPAQPQPGNVKPTPETASEPVGSVPDTSGTPLSLSPDDELTTTPSSTAQPQPASGTKPTE
- the cyaY gene encoding iron donor protein CyaY gives rise to the protein MSDSDYLARAEAVLAAVERAVDDADADIELERSGNVLTLEFENGTKIIVNLQPPMSEIWIAAKAGGFHYRYVDGEWRDTRGGTEFFASLSRYATEQAGEPVTFAP
- a CDS encoding penicillin-binding protein 1A, which translates into the protein MQASSPTSVPPSPPPKRKTPWWIKLLLGLVGLIVAGLLAVALVLGYALIVATPNLPSLDALTDYRPKVPLRIYTRDHVLIGEFGEERRDVVHIRDVPDNLKKAVLAIEDARFYDHGGVDLTGIARAGFVALTNGHATQGASTITMQVARNFFLSSEKTYTRKIYEMLLAYKIESKLSKDQILEVYMNQIYLGQRAYGFASAARVYFGKDLQNLTLAECAMLAGLPKAPSAYNPIVNPRRAKVRQAYILERMLELGYITQAQYDEAVRQPLVVKGSGKEFSVHAEYVAEMVRQMMYAQYREEAYTLGLNVVTTIDSADQGVAYRALRKGLMDYERRHGYRGPEAFIDLPADADDREQAIDDALLEHPDNGEIVAAVVTSANPKEVQAAFIDGNVATVQGSGLRFAQFALGPRAQPNQRIRPGAIIRLARDDDGDWQITQLPQIEGAFISVVPQDGSIRALVGGFDFNKNKFNHVTQAWRQPGSSFKPFIYSASLEKGLGPATIINDAPLFFSAAETGGQPWEPKNYGGGFDGPMTMRTALQKSKNLVSIRILSQIGTKYAQQYITRFGFDADRHPAYLPMALGAGLVTPLQMAGAYSVFANGGYRINPYLIAEVTDQRGIVVAQAHPLVAGENAPHAIDPRNAYVMNSLLQSVAQRGTGAKSNVLKRTDLAGKTGTTNDSRDAWFAGYQHTLTAIAWMGYDNPRSLGDRETGGGLALPVWIDYMAKALNGVPDYKPAMADGIVSLGDELYFANLTPGHGFVATVGVSQAALDANGASDTPPAEVNAQEKEDIMNLFRGGH
- the pilM gene encoding pilus assembly protein PilM, giving the protein MELRSPLWPGMRRFAAGADVSASGVTLVVLSRRAHARAPVRIEWLAHAPLPRDAMAGAEIVDRVALVAALRDVFGQLPRACDAALLRCAMALPAGATVVASLPFAHFQPAAPLECADGEMRLLAALEPAVLAEAERIAGVERHELAVDWCIDPLRGAAEGADARDARACRVTITSAPRQHLEARIECAAMAGITLCAMDGDAHAALRAMRYAASLELSPDDAYVALWVGPDGVHGWYLADDLVAREIRYPALEHADLVEALRDLLNGQQAGCALIAGDLRMLSGARVSMADIGRVLGCQVLPFECATFAEKGQTLAANLLHEPACAVAFGLALRGVSE